In the Silurus meridionalis isolate SWU-2019-XX chromosome 6, ASM1480568v1, whole genome shotgun sequence genome, one interval contains:
- the rcor2 gene encoding REST corepressor 2 isoform X1 produces the protein MCTEGMPSVMERSGSGVLSRSRAKTATNGNSQHTDEESSDEDHSHDSMIRVGADYQAQIPEYKPELEPDYSEKDHRSMLVWSPNTHVSDAMLDEYILMAKEKHGYNMEQSLGMLLWHKHDVEKSLADLANFTPFPDEWTVEDKVLFEQAFSFHGKSFHRIQQMLPDKLISSLVKYYYSWKKTRTRTSVMDRQARKLVTKREKDESNDEIEEADPGSDSDFEIVTKKEPKLSSSAGGGSERSSSRSGQTRKENQGAQYRHHPLRARRRPPKGMHLDQHDIVAVSASTESGTISNRQLDTQLVSLKRLVQSMKQANSVLKQSLADGVDAMRLAESTVKINSRWTTEEQLLAVQAIRRYGKDFSAIADVIGNKTAGQVSSFFVSYRRRFNLEEVLREWQAEQEVLRGNSETTKDLNGTAGVEEDETKRDSVSPADSDSPTPSSEGASNSSQSSPPLTQPPPLLRPTPPSAPPSLLRQPPPLQTRPLQTRTPHNHPPPPLIRPAVASSHHQSGLRNSVGSSAASSVQLPPSLMGLKVESPHSH, from the exons ATGTGTACCGaag GCATGCCGTCAGTGATGGAACGCTCAGGATCTGGAGTTCTGTCTCGCAGCAGGGCAAAAACAGCAACCAATGGCAACAGTCAGCACACTGATGAGGAGAGCAGTGATGAAGATCATTCACATG ACAGCATGATTCGTGTGGGTGCCGACTACCAGGCGCAGATCCCGGAGTACAAGCCAG AGCTTGAGCCTGACTACAGTGAGAAAGACCACAGAAGCATGCTTGTATGGTCACCCAACACCCATGTGTCTGATGCAATGT TGGATGAATATATCTTAATGGCCAAAGAGAAGCATGGATATAATATGGAACAG TCCTTGGGCATGTTGCTCTGGCACAAGCATGACGTGGAGAAGTCCCTAGCCGACCTGGCCAACTTCACACCCTTTCCAGACGAGTGGACGGTGGAGGACAAGGTGCTGTTTGAGCAGGCGTTCAGCTTCCACGGCAAGAGTTTCCATCGCATCCAGCAGATG CTGCCAGATAAGTTGATTTCCAGTCTGGTTAAGTACTACTACTCCTGGAAGAAGACTCGGACTCGCACCAGCGTCATGGACCGGCAGGCCCGCAAACTCGTTaccaagagagagaaagatgaaag TAATGACGAGATAGAAGAAGCAGACCCAGGAAGTGACAGTGACTTTGAGATCGTCACAAAGAAAGAG CCCAAACTGAGCTCTAGTGCTGGAGGAGGCAGTGAGAGGAGTTCTAGCAGGTCAGGCCAAACACGCAAAGAGAACCAGGGGGCTCAGTACCGACACCACCCACTGAGGGCACGTCGCAGGCCTCCGAAAGGCATGCATCTGGATCAGCACGACATTGTCGCCGTGTCGGCATCCACAGAGTCAGGAACCATCTCTAACCGCCAGCTCGACACGCAGCTAGTGTCTCTCAAGAGACTG GTTCAAAGCATGAAGCAAGCAAACAGTGTCCTCAAACAGAGTCTGGCAGATGGTGTTGATGCCATGAGACTGGCTGAG TCCACTGTTAAGATTAACTCCCGCTGGACGACAGAGGAGCAGCTGTTGGCTGTACAGG CTATCAGAAGATATGGTAAAGACTTTTCCGCCATAGCGGACGTGATTGGGAACAAGACAGCAGGTCAGGTGAGCTCGTTCTTCGTCAGCTACCGCCGCCGCTTTAATCTGGAAGAAGTGCTGCGCGAATGGCAAGCAGAACAGGAAGTGCTGCGGGGCAACAGCGAGACCACGAAGGACCTGAACGGGACAGCGGGAGTGGAAGAGGACGAG ACTAAAAGAGACAGTGTGTCTCCTGCAGACTCTGACAGTCCAACACCTTCCTCTGAAGGAGCCAGCAACTCCAGCCAGTCCTCTCCTCCGCTTACCCAACCCCCACCTTTACTACGCCCGACACCCCCTAGTGCCCCCCCAAGCCTGTTGCGCCAACCTCCTCCTCTTCAGACGCGTCCCCTCCAGACCAGAACTCCCCACAACCACCCTCCACCACCACTCATCCGCCCTGCGGTGGCCTCGTCACACCACCAGAGCGGCCTGAGGAACTCCGTCGGTTCTTCTGCAGCTTCCAGCGTACAGCTGCCTCCCTCGCTGATGGGGCTCAAAGTGGAGTCGCCTCACTCGCACTGA
- the rcor2 gene encoding REST corepressor 2 isoform X2 — MPSVMERSGSGVLSRSRAKTATNGNSQHTDEESSDEDHSHDSMIRVGADYQAQIPEYKPELEPDYSEKDHRSMLVWSPNTHVSDAMLDEYILMAKEKHGYNMEQSLGMLLWHKHDVEKSLADLANFTPFPDEWTVEDKVLFEQAFSFHGKSFHRIQQMLPDKLISSLVKYYYSWKKTRTRTSVMDRQARKLVTKREKDESNDEIEEADPGSDSDFEIVTKKEPKLSSSAGGGSERSSSRSGQTRKENQGAQYRHHPLRARRRPPKGMHLDQHDIVAVSASTESGTISNRQLDTQLVSLKRLVQSMKQANSVLKQSLADGVDAMRLAESTVKINSRWTTEEQLLAVQAIRRYGKDFSAIADVIGNKTAGQVSSFFVSYRRRFNLEEVLREWQAEQEVLRGNSETTKDLNGTAGVEEDETKRDSVSPADSDSPTPSSEGASNSSQSSPPLTQPPPLLRPTPPSAPPSLLRQPPPLQTRPLQTRTPHNHPPPPLIRPAVASSHHQSGLRNSVGSSAASSVQLPPSLMGLKVESPHSH, encoded by the exons ATGCCGTCAGTGATGGAACGCTCAGGATCTGGAGTTCTGTCTCGCAGCAGGGCAAAAACAGCAACCAATGGCAACAGTCAGCACACTGATGAGGAGAGCAGTGATGAAGATCATTCACATG ACAGCATGATTCGTGTGGGTGCCGACTACCAGGCGCAGATCCCGGAGTACAAGCCAG AGCTTGAGCCTGACTACAGTGAGAAAGACCACAGAAGCATGCTTGTATGGTCACCCAACACCCATGTGTCTGATGCAATGT TGGATGAATATATCTTAATGGCCAAAGAGAAGCATGGATATAATATGGAACAG TCCTTGGGCATGTTGCTCTGGCACAAGCATGACGTGGAGAAGTCCCTAGCCGACCTGGCCAACTTCACACCCTTTCCAGACGAGTGGACGGTGGAGGACAAGGTGCTGTTTGAGCAGGCGTTCAGCTTCCACGGCAAGAGTTTCCATCGCATCCAGCAGATG CTGCCAGATAAGTTGATTTCCAGTCTGGTTAAGTACTACTACTCCTGGAAGAAGACTCGGACTCGCACCAGCGTCATGGACCGGCAGGCCCGCAAACTCGTTaccaagagagagaaagatgaaag TAATGACGAGATAGAAGAAGCAGACCCAGGAAGTGACAGTGACTTTGAGATCGTCACAAAGAAAGAG CCCAAACTGAGCTCTAGTGCTGGAGGAGGCAGTGAGAGGAGTTCTAGCAGGTCAGGCCAAACACGCAAAGAGAACCAGGGGGCTCAGTACCGACACCACCCACTGAGGGCACGTCGCAGGCCTCCGAAAGGCATGCATCTGGATCAGCACGACATTGTCGCCGTGTCGGCATCCACAGAGTCAGGAACCATCTCTAACCGCCAGCTCGACACGCAGCTAGTGTCTCTCAAGAGACTG GTTCAAAGCATGAAGCAAGCAAACAGTGTCCTCAAACAGAGTCTGGCAGATGGTGTTGATGCCATGAGACTGGCTGAG TCCACTGTTAAGATTAACTCCCGCTGGACGACAGAGGAGCAGCTGTTGGCTGTACAGG CTATCAGAAGATATGGTAAAGACTTTTCCGCCATAGCGGACGTGATTGGGAACAAGACAGCAGGTCAGGTGAGCTCGTTCTTCGTCAGCTACCGCCGCCGCTTTAATCTGGAAGAAGTGCTGCGCGAATGGCAAGCAGAACAGGAAGTGCTGCGGGGCAACAGCGAGACCACGAAGGACCTGAACGGGACAGCGGGAGTGGAAGAGGACGAG ACTAAAAGAGACAGTGTGTCTCCTGCAGACTCTGACAGTCCAACACCTTCCTCTGAAGGAGCCAGCAACTCCAGCCAGTCCTCTCCTCCGCTTACCCAACCCCCACCTTTACTACGCCCGACACCCCCTAGTGCCCCCCCAAGCCTGTTGCGCCAACCTCCTCCTCTTCAGACGCGTCCCCTCCAGACCAGAACTCCCCACAACCACCCTCCACCACCACTCATCCGCCCTGCGGTGGCCTCGTCACACCACCAGAGCGGCCTGAGGAACTCCGTCGGTTCTTCTGCAGCTTCCAGCGTACAGCTGCCTCCCTCGCTGATGGGGCTCAAAGTGGAGTCGCCTCACTCGCACTGA
- the naa40 gene encoding N-alpha-acetyltransferase 40 encodes MGRKSNRAKEKKQRRLEERAAMDAVCAKVVAANKLEDPLSAFPVFKKYDRNGLNLEIECKRVTALSSITVEWAYELTRANVQTLYEQSEWGWKEREKREEMKDERAWYLLARDSESAPVAFSHFRFDVECGDEVLYCYELQLESKVRRKGLGKFLVQILQLIANSTQMKKVMLTVFKHNHGAYQFFREALQFEIDETSPSMSGCCGDEYSYEILSRRTKYGEVSGHAHAGSHCGGCCH; translated from the exons ATGGGG AGAAAGTCAAATAGAGCGAAGGAGAAGAAGCAGAGGAGGCTTGAAGAAAGAGCAGCCATGGATGCTGTGTGTGCTAAAGTGGTTGCAGCCAATAAG CTAGAAGATCCTCTCTCAGCTTTTCCAGTGTTCAAAAAGTATGACAGAAACGG GCTAAATCTGGAGATTGAGTGTAAGCGAGTGACTGCTCTGTCTTCCATCACTGTGGAGTGGGCTTATGAGCTGACCAGAGCCAACGTACAGACACT ATATGAACAGAGTGAGTGGGGATGGAAGGAGAGGGAGAAACGGGAGGAGATGAAGGACGAGAGAGCGTGGTATCTCCTGGCCCGTGATTCCGAATCTGCTCCTGTAGCATTTTCCCATTTCCGATTTGATGTTGAATGTGGTGACGAGGTTTTATATTG TTATGAGCTCCAGTTGGAGAGCAAGGTCAGGCGGAAAGGTCTGGGAAAGTTTCTCGTCCAAATCCTGCAGCTCATTGCCAACAG TACACAGATGAAAAAGGTCATGTTGACTGTTTTCAAACACAACCATGGAGCCTACCAATTTTTTCGAGAGGCCTTGCA ATTTGAGATTGATGAGACCTCGCCCAGCATGTCTGGGTGCTGTGGAGATGAGTACTCGTACGAGATTTTGAGTCGGCGGACAAAATATGGCGAGGTGTCTGGTCATGCTCATGCTGGCAGCCACTGTGGAGGTTGCTGCCATTAG